A single Aspergillus puulaauensis MK2 DNA, chromosome 7, nearly complete sequence DNA region contains:
- a CDS encoding copper acquisition factor BIM1-like domain-containing protein (COG:S;~EggNog:ENOG410PNID;~SECRETED:SignalP(1-23);~TransMembrane:1 (n8-18c23/24o221-242i)), which yields MKLTISPLQWLAGVMLCMSLVNAHTVIVYPGYRGNNLHTTGTVENDHGLGASYNSDNKSIEYPYGMQWIYPCGGMPSSTNRTKWPIHGGAIALQPGWFPGHSRAMIYMNLGLGTVPPNMSHPMKTPFGIVGPDNDPYPGTICIPQVPLPAGIEVNPGDNATIQVIELAQHGAALYNCVDITFAEPEEVAEVNRTNCFNSSQINFEEVFTSSSLQSAGLEVITPPTLLTTVLPAFLAIAYGFLMA from the exons ATGAAGCTCACAATATCGCCGCTCCAATGGCTAGCCGGCGTCATGCTGTGCATGAGCCTGGTGAATGCTCATACTGTTATTGTTTATCCCGGATACAGAGGCAATAACCTGCATACGACCGGGACAGTCGAAAATGATCACGGTCTCGGTGCTTCTTACAATAGCGACAACAAGTCCATCGAATATCCTTACGGGATGCAATGGATCTATCCCT GCGGCGGCATGCCCTCATCCACTAACCGAACGAAATGGCCTATTCATGGCGGTGCGATAGCGCTTCAGCCAGGATGGTTCCCAGGCCACTCTCGAGCGATGATATACATGAATCTGGGTCTGGGGACTGTGCCACCGAATATGAGCCATCCCATGAAAACCCCCTTTGGTATCGTCGGCCCGGACAACGACCCCTACCCCGGAACAATCTGCATCCCTCAAGTCCCGCTACCTGCTGGTATTGAGGTGAACCCAGGGGACAATGCAACGATCCAAGTAATCGAACTCGCTCAGCACGGGGCCGCTTTGTATAAT TGTGTGGACATCACATTCGCCGAGCCCGAAGAGGTCGCCGAAGTCAACAGAACAAATTGTTTCAACTCCAGCCAGATCAACTTCGAAGAGGTGTTCACCTCTTCGTCGTTACAAAGTGCCGGACTCGAGGTCATCACCCCACCTACCCTCCTCACAACCGTGTTACCGGCCTTCCTGGCTATCGCGTACGGGTTCTTGATGGCATAG
- a CDS encoding uncharacterized protein (COG:S;~EggNog:ENOG410PGT1) produces MTGIVPNDLAHSPITKYKDEPIEHPLRQPHPISGHQGPQHSHLHHPGSASLAQKPKQPEPPHQPSTNLSPGSYGPHTLGNGVLHHQHPYGPQAQEQTYYTSHPAYTTASAPGQYPSSGPQEIMATTQMHRPYPPIYHTPQSSSPVSVTSQTHEQHNRSLYTQSPQMTSTLYGYQQALSALNPVQPSPYGAHPSPQQPPLTSQSLMMPHQTSTSQLPHQSSQPPTATLTSPGSATVQQATPPQRALLNAPHSTTGAPLPPNNGNHQSPNLGASSSAAPGPIPATTPLVVRQDSNGVQWIAFEYSRDRVKMEYTIRCDVESVNVDNLSQEFKTENCVYPRACCSKDQYRGNRLVYETECNAVGWALADLNPALRGKRGLIQRAVDSWRNSNQDPRLRSRRVRRMAKINRRQAIPPPPPPPHMTPTAAVASVPNSNLTPVGPRPSLGPLAAMGPPQLHHHHAQPDGHPGHEEVSGPTEFASATNRPLPPAPPPSGHSPTDTRTGQVFQGYPAFPLPANSSTGNRGPSIPPLIRDSGIGSFGRHPAVATSSRVEEVEVEDEHDPSKDDLFGTLPDGKRRKFILVDDTQRGCRVRVKVMLDQVDMDEIPDSYRMSNSVYPRTYFPVQMKSPRSHAPPGNRYIKDDTEVNDGLGDDESATIGRTMVPALQVDDDSEICVPKISRRRHRKEVLLNDLGYRMSWSQSRVFAGRMLFLQRSLDAYRNKMRSTMLAAGQEAGSIPPHFETRAGKRQFLDRRRKTAVSSVREGGHGISASQREAEEVEP; encoded by the exons ATGACTGGCATTGTCCCGAATGACCTTGCCCATTCTCCTATAACGAAATACAAAGACGAACCTATTGAGCACCCT TTGCGACAACCACATCCAATCTCTGGGCATCAAGGCCCTCAACATTCacatctccatcatcccGGCTCAGCAAGCCTCGCGCAAAAACCGAAGCAACCCGAGCCGCCGCACCAGCCTAGCACAAATCTCTCTCCCGGATCATATGGTCCTCATACATTAGGAAACGGGGTCTTGCATCACCAACACCCATACGGCCCACAAGCCCAAGAACAAACCTATTATACATCACATCCAGCTTACACCACGGCGAGCGCTCCCGGCCAATATCCATCTAGCG GTCCTCAAGAAATCATGGCGACCACGCAAATGCATCGGCCATATCCTCCCATCTACCATACGCCGCAATCAAGCTCACCTGTTTCAGTGACCTCTCAGACTCATGAACAGCATAATAGAAGCCTCTATACACAGTCACCCCAGATGACGTCGACATTATATGGCTATCAGCAAGCTTTATCAGCGCTGAACCCAGTTCAACCTTCACCGTACGGTGCACACCCgtctcctcaacaaccccctcTCACGTCCCAGTCGTTGATGATGCCGCATCAAACAAGCACATCCCAGCTACCGCACCAGTCGTCCCAACCACCAACTGCCACATTGACCAGTCCTGGCTCTGCGACAGTACAGCAAGCAACGCCCCCACAGAGGGCTCTCTTGAACGCTCCGCATTCTACCACCGGAGCACCGCTTCCACCAAACAATGGGAACCATCAAAGCCCAAACCTTGGAGCGAGCTCTAGCGCAGCGCCAGGCCCTATTCCAGCGACAACTCCCCTAGTTGTGCGACAAGACAGCAACGGTGTCCAGTGGATTGCTTTTGAGTACTCTCGTGATCGCGTAAAGATGGAGTATACCATCCGATGCGATGTGGAATCCGTTAATGTGGACAACCTAAGCCAGGAATTCAAGACCGAGAACTGCGTCTATCCGCGTGCATGCTGTAGCAAGGACCAATATCGAGGAAATCGGCTGGTCTACGAGACTGAATGCAATGCCGTTGGCTGGGCACTGGCAGATCTCAACCCAGCTTTGCGGGGAAAGCGCGGGCTGATCCAGAGAGCAGTTGATAGTTGGAGAAATAGCAACCAGGACCCTCGATTGCGGAGCAGGAGGGTAAGGCGAATGGCCAAGATAAACCGACGACAAGCTATTCccccgccgccaccaccgccacaTATGACCCCTACAGCTGCAGTTGCATCTGTTCCGAACTCTAATCTTACACCAGTCGGTCCGCGGCCTTCACTGGGACCACTGGCGGCCATGGGGCCACCGCAGctacaccaccaccacgctCAACCAGACGGACACCCGGGCCACGAGGAGGTTAGCG GTCCTACCGAGTTCGCGAGTGCTACAAATCGCCCGCTGCCACCCGCACCTCCTCCTAGTGGACATTCACCAACGGATACCCGCACCGGCCAGGTATTCCAGGGGTACCCTGCATTCCCGCTCCCTGCAAACTCGTCGACCGGGAATCGGGGCCCTTCCATACCTCCCCTAATTCGAGATAGCGGAATCGGCTCCTTCGGACGACACCCAGCTGTCGCAACTTCAAGCCGAGTCGAAGAGGTAGAAGTGGAGGATGAGCATGACCCAAGTAAAGATGACCTGTTTGGAACACTACCGGATGGCAAGCGTCGTAaattcatcctcgtcgatgaCACGCAGCGAGGCTGCCGTGTCCGCGTCAAGGTCATGCTAGACCAGGTTGACATGGACGAGATCCCCGACTCATACCGAATGTCGAATTCCGTATACCCCCGTACTTACTTTCCGGTCCAAATGAAGAGCCCTCGAAGTCATGCACCTCCTGGCAATAGGTATATCAAGGATGATACAGAGGTCAACGACGGTCTCGGTGACGATGAAAGCGCAACCATCGGACGGACCATGGTTCCCGCCCTTCaagtcgacgacgacagTGAGATTTGTGTTCCTAAAATCTCGAGGCGCCGACATCGGAAAGAGGTGCTATTGAATGACCTGGGTTACCGAATGAGCTGGAGTCAGAGCAGAGTATTCGCTGGACGGATGCTATTTCTTCAACGGTCTC TGGACGCATATCGAAACAAAATGCGCAGCACTATGCTGGCCGCCGGCCAGGAGGCAGGATCCATTCCACCGCATTTCGAAACCCGCGCGGGAAAGCGACAATTCCTTGACCGTAGGAGGAAAACGGCTGTTTCATCTGTTCGCGAAGGCGGACACGGCATTTCTGCGTCCCAgcgcgaagccgaagaagtcgAGCCCTAG
- the bgt3 gene encoding putative cell wall glucanase (CAZy:GH17;~COG:G;~EggNog:ENOG410PGUY;~InterPro:IPR017853,IPR000490;~TransMembrane:1 (o243-266i);~go_function: GO:0004553 - hydrolase activity, hydrolyzing O-glycosyl compounds [Evidence IEA];~go_process: GO:0005975 - carbohydrate metabolic process [Evidence IEA]): protein MAGANYNDGAEQYGDIPAIPTRHQMHGYGRTQGGDRGLSSVPENGQQNWGPGLEHTQSMRTNSTATPDAAHGYIPAERGYHTTGADNPYVPPPPPSVGPDASSEALRSHETLGSNAGLRAAAAPAGAWTPPGGSQRSFLDGSYQGSGPYQRNSAYSAHDYPVDINPEEIADDGDDGFSDAPRRGNAAGGAAAGGAAGGLLGGFFGAKKAADVSYDPVPGGAGLPTTEKAGQSKPTGGNRKRGWIIGGILAFIVVGAIVGGAVGGILGHRRSEAKSSGKSASDDEKENGDLDKDSEEIKSLMAMEGLHKVFPGMDYTPWGVQHPECDKWPPSQNNVTRDMAVLSQLTNTVRLYGTDCNQTQMVLHAIDALELKQMKLWLGVWIDTDTKTNDRQLSQLYDILDKEDDHSIFKGAIIGNEALFRAGSTKSQARTNIIKYMRQVREHFSKHNIDIKVATSDLGDNWDKTLAEASDVVMSNVHPFFGGVEIDQAASWTYTFWDGHNAPLTQGTNKGNIIAEVGWPSGGGNDCGDGANCKDKTSGAVASVENLNKFMSDWVCQALANGTDYFWFEAFDEPWKVKFNKGDEQWEDKWGLMDPGRNLKDGIKIPDCDGKEAS, encoded by the exons ATGGCCGGTGCCAACTACAACGACGGAGCAGAGCAGTACGGCGATATCCCAGCGATCCCGACCCGACACCAGATGCATGGATATGGACGCACCCAAGGAGGAGACCGTGGGCTCTCATCGGTACCAGAGAACGGGCAGCAGAATTGGGGCCCCGGCCTAGAGCATACACAGTCAATGCGGACAAACTCAACCGCAACCCCGG ACGCTGCGCACGGCTATATTCCCGCGGAACGAGGCTATCACACCACCGGCGCAGATAACCCGTatgtgccgccgccgccgccgagcgTCGGACCGGATGCAAGCTCAGAAGCACTGCGTTCTCACGAAACACTCGGCTCGAATGCGGGGTTAAgggctgcggctgcgccgGCAGGGGCCTGGACACCGCCGGGCGGATCGCAGCGCAGTTTCCTCGACGGGTCTTATCAGGGCTCCGGGCCATACCAGCGGAATTCTGCTTACAGCGCTCATGATTATCCCGTCGATATCAACCCGGAAGAGATCGCTGATgatggagacgatggctTTTCTGATGCTCCTAGGAGGGGCAACgcagctggtggtgctgcagctggcggtGCGGCCGGTGGTCTTCTGGGGGGGTTCTTTGGAGCCAAGAAGGCGGCTGATGTTTCTTACGACCCGGTCCCTGGCGGTGCAGGCTTGCCAACAACGGAGAAGGCTGGAcaatccaaacccaccgGGGGGAACCGGAAACGCGGATGGATTATTGGCGGTATTCTGGCTTTCATCGTGGTGGGAGCCATTGTTGGGGGTGCTGTCGGTGGCATTCTAGGCCACCGTAGGTCGGAGGCCAAGTCATCGGGAAAGTCGGCTTCTGACGATGAAAAGGAGAATGGTGACCTTGATAAGGACTCGGAGGAGATTAAGTCTCTTATGGCCATGGAGGGGTTGCACAAGGTGTTCCCCGGAATGGACTATACGCCCTGGGGCGTCCAGCACCCAGAGTGTGACAAGTGGCCACCGTCTCAAAACAACGTTACCCGTGACATGGCTGTCCTTTCTCAACTGACCAATACGGTTCGACTATATGGCACGGACTGCAATCAAACCCAGATGGTTCTCCATGCCATCGACGCTCTTGAGTTGAAACAGATGAAGCTTTGGCTCGGTGTATGGATTGATACCGACACCAAAACCAACGACAGACAGCTTAGCCAACTCTACGATATCCTCGATAAGGAGGATGATCATTCCATCTTCAAAGGTGCCATCATCGGTAATGAAGCTCTCTTCCGTGCCGGCAGCACCAAGTCGCAAGCTAGGACAAATATCATCAAATATATGCGCCAGGTCAGGGAGCACTTCTCAAAACACAATATCGACATCAAGGTTGCAACTTCGGACCTCGGTGACAACTGGGACAAGACCCTTGCCGAAGCCTCGGACGTCGTCATGTCAAACGTTCACCCCTTCTTCGGTGGCGTGGAAATCGACCAAGCAGCCAGCTGGACTTATACTTTCTGGGACGGTCACAACGCCCCGCTAACACAGGGTACGAATAAGGGCAACATCATCGCAGAGGTGGGCTGGCCCAGCGGCGGTGGGAACGATTGCGGAGACGGTGCCAATTGTAAGGATAAGACCTCTGGCGCCGTGGCTAGCGTCGAAAATCTCAACAAGTTCATGTCCGACTGGGTTTGCCAGGCTTTGGCGAATGGGACGGACTATTTTTG GTTCGAGGCGTTTGACGAGCCATGGAAGGTCAAATTCAATAAGGGAGATGAGCAGTGGGAAGACAAATGGGGGCTTATGGACCCAGGCCGTAATTTGAAGGATGGGATCAAGATCCCCGATTGTGATGGCAAGGAGGCATCATAG
- a CDS encoding uncharacterized protein (COG:S;~EggNog:ENOG410PRFN): MGSTARSRPMSPGSSHLIDPMRASTGTVPLSSSYDPYDSSAGHPMYAGYRSDVPYLPSYDPRYNVPPRLEAHAVSQQAYRDHGKPSKLRTEYTIRPRQRSSTASAADPRGMLEVPSTSPISRHSPVIFSDYGRTPSPLTDQDGYLMPSSSKGHRRHRYSSSFDYASDTGRHPTSRTPYGAYPVYEHGSRRRYPQNGGLRKGEDIDNYDAYSYTNPREQFEKEAAAKLQYHRNARKERPLSLTGIDDTHLTARKEPRALGPPPSHRGFSKLTRDELRRSTFGPGNGELDLPGARHSTSSRAVALHQDHGEGYSSHKDDYNDTRPAPREHKRPDRDTHGRDHDSHGPTKSSNKLSAPSVSSSGLGTAVLASGYSDDVDYNLASRSDGHRSRDRPHREHTRPRRHSRRRRESDSDAYTSDDDLEKYRREPSMRPRIDDSDSSKENDHPHRRRHRSRSRRHDRLHSDTKLEQKLELAQTKESDAPPKGILKPPRDKFPEEPNPVREGVAPLKDAHKKGIPPGARWTKIDRRLVNPAALEAGQERFEERSDYVIVLRVLSKEEIQTYAVKTQEIRDAKYREYTRERRRQREEDRRRGRPVDDFSSDDEDDSDNDSPLAIEGPGESKSAPKNSAPKPEGARPA, encoded by the exons ATGGGCTCCACTGCGCGTTCCCGGCCCATGTCACCGGGCAGCTCGCACTTAATCGATCCCATGAGAGCTTCGACAGGCACAGTCCCGCTCAGTTCCTCCTACGACCCCTATGACTCTTCCGCCGGCCACCCGATGTACGCAGGTTATCGCTCCGACGTCCCCTACTTGCCTTCGTACGATCCTCGATATAACGTTCCTCCACGATTAGAAGCGCACGCAGTTTCCCAACAAGCTTATCGGGATCATGGTAAACCTTCCAAGTTGAGAACCGAATACACCATTCGACCCAGACAACGAAGCAGTACAgcatctgctgcagatcCTCGGGGCATGCTCGAAGTGCCTTCTACTTCCCCAATCTCTCGACATTCGCCTGTGATATTTTCTGATTATGGTCGCACTCCGAGCCCTCTTACAGATCAAGACGGCTACCTTATGCCGTCATCATCCAAAGGACATAGACGCCATCGTTACTCCTCATCTTTCGACTACGCTAGTGATACCGGGCGCCACCCAACTTCTCGTACGCCCTATGGCGCATACCCGGTGTATGAGCACGGTAGTCGGCGGCGGTACCCCCAGAATGGAGGCCTCCGAAAGGGCGAGGATATTGACAACTATGATGCCTACTCCTACACCAACCCGCGCGAGCAATTCGAGAAAGAAGCTGCTGCTAAATTACAATATCACCGAAATGCGAGAAAAGAGCGACCGTTGAGCTTAACGGGGATTGATGATACACACCTAACAGCACGGAAAGAACCGCGAGCTCTAGGGCCCCCTCCGTCGCATCGAGGGTTCTCAAAGTTGACCCGAGATGAACTGCGCCGATCAACATTCGGCCCCGGTAACGGTGAGCTCGATCTGCCAGGTGCGCGGCACAGCACGTCGTCACGCGCAGTCGCCCTACATCAGGACCATGGCGAAGGCTATTCTTCGCATAAAGACGATTACAATGACACCCGTCCCGCCCCCCGTGAACATAAACGCCCCGACCGCGATACGCATGGCCGAGATCATGATAGCCATGGACCGACCAAGTCTTCCAACAAGTTATCTGCTCCTTCAGTATCCAGCAGCGGCCTTGGAACAGCCGTTCTCGCTAGTGGGTACTCGGATGATGTCGACTATAACCTTGCTTCCCGTTCTGATGGCCATCGGTCGCGAGATCGACCACATCGTGAGCACACCCGGCCAAGAAGACATTCGAGGCGGCGCAGGGAGAGTGACTCCGACGCATACACTTCGGATGACGACCTCGAGAAGTACAGACGAGAGCCATCTATGCGTCCAAGAATAGACGACTCGGACAGCTCGAAAGAGAACGACCATCCGCACCGTCGCCGTCACCGTTCCCGCTCCCGCCGACACGATCGACTGCATTCAGATACAAAGTTAGAACAGAAGCTCGAGCTCGCTCAAACCAAGGAATCCGACGCGCCACCCAAGGGAATTCTGAAACCACCACGCGACAAATTTCCAGAGGAACCGAACCCTGTCCGAGAAGGCGTCGCGCCATTGAAGGACGCCCATAAGAAGGGCATACCCCCTGGGGCTCGCTGGACCAAGATTGACCGTCGCCTTGTAAACCCGGCTGCACTGGAAGCAGGTCAAGAGCGGTTTGAAGAACGATCCGACTACGTCATTGTGTTGCGGGTGCTGTCAAAGGAGGAAATCCAGACTTACGCTGTCAAGACGCAAGAAATTCGAG ATGCCAAATATCGAGAGTACACTCGAGAGCGCCGCCGTCAGCGAGAAGAAGACCGCCGACGCGGCCGCCCGGTAGATGACTTTTccagcgatgacgaggatgacaGCGACAACGACTCTCCTCTTGCAATCGAGGGCCCGGGTGAGTCGAAGTCTGCGCCAAAGAATTCGGCACCAAAACCCGAGGGTGCAAGGCCAGCGTAG
- a CDS encoding SRR1 family protein (COG:S;~EggNog:ENOG410PPV0;~InterPro:IPR012942;~PFAM:PF07985), with protein MPHTRRKKPSSNQHKRLQVTDDSGWTHVTTTKHARRVPRQPNSKHGQIQQDEEALGPLEPAETPAKTSLADLQSQLGLYRERWEGSATWECAVRGLQRALPGCENKGVGEPEGDADADADDDSHSGVSVVCIGLGSPSGFLRGGWVDRRAVSMYQLAALGSIMNWIEKNTTPDTLKAFAQDPVFNKHDTELLNDLNITVVTHPSAFEKVTPRTFLFCPGAERRHLETLLARDPAFVFGGPLEDIDSDVVRGFVAKRESVQLARFEEMETAFWGMRVYYPPQTSSDG; from the exons ATGCCCCACACTCGGCGCAAAAAACCTTCCTCCAACCAGCACAAGCGCCTCCAAGTCACTGACGACTCCGGCTGGACGCACGTCACAACGACCAAACACGCGCGCCGCGTCCCCCGTCAACCGAACTCGAAACACGGTCAGATCCAGCaagacgaggaggccctTGGACCCCTCGAACCCGCGGAAACACCAGCGAAAACCTCGCTGGCTGACCTCCAGAGCCAATTGGGTCTCTATCGCGAACGATGGGAGGGGTCTGCGACTTGGGAATGCGCTGTGCGGGGCTTGCAGCGCGCGTTGCCGGGCTGCGAAAATAAAGGTGTAGGTGAGCCTGAAggcgatgccgatgccgatgccgacgacgacTCGCACTCGGGAGTATCAGTCGTATGCATCGGCCTTGGAAGTCCGAGCGGATTCTTGCGCGGAGGTTGGGTCGATCGTCGCGCTGTATCGATGTACCAGTTAGCTGCTCTAGGAAGTATAATGAACTGGATAG AAAAGAATACTACGCCGGACACCCTGAAAGCCTTTGCACAAGACCCCGTCTTCAACAAGCACGACACTGAGCTTCTCAACGACCTAAACATAACCGTCGTCACGCACCCATCCGCATTCGAAAAAGTCACACCACGAACCTTTCTCTTTTGCCCCGGTGCGGAACGGCGACATCTCGAGACCCTGCTTGCGCGCGATCCGGCATTCGTGTTTGGAGGTCCCCTTGAAGATATAGATTCCGATGTTGTGAGAGGGTTTGTCGCGAAAAGGGAATCGGTGCAGTTGGCTAggtttgaggagatggagacggcgtTTTGGGGGATGAGGGTTTATTATCCTCCGCAGACATCATCGGATGGGTGA